A region of Terriglobales bacterium DNA encodes the following proteins:
- a CDS encoding DsrE family protein: MRSSWRTDEPTRASFVFSYGLALADAGHDVPIFLTHDATYLMRKATVDMVKPIGWPPLSETMAKVVAKRIPVFS; the protein is encoded by the coding sequence ATGAGGAGTTCTTGGAGAACGGATGAGCCGACCCGCGCATCCTTTGTTTTTTCGTACGGGCTCGCGCTGGCCGATGCCGGGCATGACGTGCCGATATTTCTCACTCACGACGCTACGTACCTCATGCGCAAGGCTACGGTCGATATGGTCAAGCCCATCGGATGGCCTCCGCTGAGCGAGACGATGGCGAAGGTGGTAGCCAAAAGAATCCCAGTGTTTTCTTGA